From a region of the Theobroma cacao cultivar B97-61/B2 chromosome 8, Criollo_cocoa_genome_V2, whole genome shotgun sequence genome:
- the LOC18591495 gene encoding lysine-specific histone demethylase 1 homolog 3 isoform X1, which produces MESDDGSNSKAGPELQFDMGNKVELGLEKDSLQHSLKPRNKKMDSGGGPKKRVKVTPVEVGFDSGDDEPIGSLLKLRKPKNPKKIKAGLEGSVEKCHKVEVKAHKILGEAEEDLGEMNDTLASFRKKLKCPKKDIEPGTMRGRGYALNESVEDDGVLDGNSELKTVEKGQDIGEDRSNVVTDKGVERKSTGKVRRGKFDSKAKATGDDDDSEGLESQVEEDHNEGGLWPGEASDQPLDEKLEESLSTFFQRVQSGSQRKSLPNSCLKQNCKATHHAFVSKNPSRKCDDSSLSVSGTSLWHSTSKECNTAVNQRFDDGVCQQETILEPCDLNAQKGPIEDPCRSPKVCEKDGNRHSNIQLRDNCSAVDQRGKPESEGLKDGLELQSTAKTGSLVPCVVEMANSLSSSNLMEEIHGSSAGGLVPQSMDISNKYILSADPEIYSIGEENSNDELLNKSYENACEETAKLESGYVFNQYQEGSQQIQLNLSLSAVDSLKMEETCSDGPNTCAEEKSLETHVHPNELVASIRRCNSALHQPSEDASHGACVPSHDCFSVNEEADGDSPTSLTPDENESCHEDVVSLPSSEIKDSKSSAIQRAGRNIKKRRHGDMAYEGDADWENLISEQGFFGSQQFVDSDRSFRAREKFDEAAVSAGLKARAVGPVEKIKFKEVLKRRGGLQEYLECRNHILGLWSKDVTRILPLVDCGVTDTPSEAEPARASLIREIYAFLDQSGYINFGIASKKEKAELNAKHNYKLLEEENFEGSSGASIADSEDGVAFILGQVKTTEAPAEAKSGVRVDDQNLASEAKLCEVSVDSITPELPNVKIQEECLSDNCQQNDSIDVKLNPGLINLQVPGADLSCDVVDMGIAPVVTPEERNDSQYVQSAAYDNPYWNDHLKGDSEVRKKIIVVGAGPAGLTAARHLQRHGFSVVVLEARNRIGGRVHTDCSSLSVPVDLGASIITGVEADVSTNRRPDPSSLVCAQLGLELTVLNSSCPLYDIVTGQKVPADLDDALEAEYNTLLDDMVFLVAQKGEKAMRMSLEDGLEYALKRHRMAEIGADIEETESHSSVEAFYDSKASNVIGNFPEEKCSKEEILSSLERRVMNWHYAHLEYGCAASLKEVSLPHWNQDDVYGGFGGPHCMIKGGYSTVVESLAEGLLLHLNHVVTNISYSPKDSGTDDSQHRQVKVSTLNGSEFSGDAVLITVPLGCLKAGAIKFSPSLPQWKHSSIQRLGFGVLNKVVLEFPEVFWDDTVDYFGVTAEETDRRGHCFMFWNVRKTVGAPVLIALVAGKAAIDGQSMSSSDHVNHAVIALRKLFGEASVPDPVASVVTDWGRDPFSYGAYSYVAIGASGEDYDMLGRPVENCLFFAGEATCKEHPDTVGGAMLSGLREAVRLIDIFTTGNDHTAEVEAMEAAQRQSESEKDEVKDIIKRLEAVELSNVLYKNSLDRARLLTREALLRDMFFNVKTTVGRLHLAKKLLGLPVESLKSFAGTKEGLTTLNSWMLDSMGKDGTQLLRHCVRLLVLVSTDLVAVRSSGIGKTVKEKVCVHTSRDIRAIASQLVNVWLEVFRKAKASSKRKNLKDAASGKPPLRSHHGAFENKRSLQDPLSAGSQYPINVKENGKSMRVEAVNLAMSEEEQAAFAAEAAARAAAKAAAEALASTEANCNKLLQLPKIPSFHKFARREQYAQMDERKWPGGVLGRQDCISEIDSRNCRVRDWSVDFSAACVNLDSSRMSVDNLSQRSHSNEIASHLKLREHSGESLAVDSSIFTKAWVDSAGSGGIKDYHAIDRWQSQAAAADLDFFHPTMHVKDEEDSYTSSRQPTWKHDGRANESSISQITVNKERFKNHPRGADRIKQAVVDYVASLLMPLYKARKIDKEGYKSIMKKTATKVMEIASDAEKNMAISEFLDFKRKNKIRSFVDKLIERHMAMKPVMNT; this is translated from the exons ATGGAAAGTGACGATGGTTCAAATTCCAAGGCAGGTCCAGAATTGCAATTTGATATGGGGAATAAAGTTGAGCTAGGGTTAGAAAAGGATTCATTACAGCACTCATTGAAACCTAGGAACAAGAAAATGGATAGTGGTGGGGGGCCTAAGAAAAGAGTAAAGGTTACGCCGGTGGAGGTTGGTTTTGATTCGGGTGATGATGAGCCCATTGGATCTTTGTTGAAGTTAAGGAAACCTAAGAATCCTAAAAAGATTAAGGCTGGATTGGAGGGCAGTGTTGAGAAGTGCCACAAGGTTGAAGTTAAGGCACATAAAATTTTGGGTGAGGCTGAGGAGGATTTGGGGGAAATGAATGATACCTTGGCGAGCTTTAGGAAGAAGTTGAAGTGTCCCAAGAAAGATATTGAACCTGGAACAATGAGGGGAAGGGGTTATGCTTTGAATGAGTCTGTGGAGGATGATGGGGTTTTGGATGGAAATTCTGAGTTGAAGACTGTGGAGAAAGGTCAGGATATTGGTGAAGACAGATCTAATGTGGTTACTGATAAAGGAGTTGAAAGAAAGAGTACAGGGAAAGTAAGGAGAGGCAAGTTTGATTCGAAAGCAAAGGCCACTGGGGATGATGATGATTCAGAAGGGTTGGAATCTCAGGTTGAGGAAGATCATAATGAGGGAGGCTTGTGGCCTGGGGAAGCTTCAGATCAGCCTTTGGATGAGAAGTTGGAAGAGTCCTTGTCAACCTTTTTTCAGAGGGTGCAATCTGGTTCACAAAGGAAGTCTCTCCCAAATTCGTGTTTGAAACAGAATTGCAAGGCTACCCATCATGCTTTTGTTTCAAAGAACCCCAGCAGAAAGTGTGATGACAGTTCTCTTTCAGTTTCTGGTACAAGCTTGTGGCATTCGACATCCAAAGAATGCAACACAGCAGTGAATCAAAGATTTGATGATGGTGTGTGTCAACAAGAGACCATTTTGGAGCCATGTGACTTAAATGCCCAAAAAGGACCCATTGAAGATCCATGCAGGTCACCTAAAGTTTGTGAAAAGGATGGAAATCGGCATTCCAATATTCAGCTCAGGGACAATTGTTCAGCAGTTGACCAGAGAGGTAAACCAGAAAGTGAAGGTTTAAAGGATGGATTAGAACTTCAATCTACAGCCAAAACAGGCAGTTTAGTGCCCTGTGTAGTGGAAATGGCCAACTCTCTTTCTTCGTCAAACCTGATGGAAGAAATCCATGGATCTAGTGCTGGAGGTTTGGTTCCACAGTCTATGGAcatttcaaacaaatatattttgagTGCAGATCCAGAGATTTATTCAATTGGCGAAGAAAACTCTAATGATGAGTTGTTAAACAAGTCTTatgaaaatgcatgtgaaGAGACTGCAAAATTGGAAAGTGGCTATGTTTTCAACCAATATCAGGAAGGTTCACAACAAATTCAACTTAACCTGTCTCTATCTGCTGTTGATTCACTGAAGATGGAAGAGACTTGCAGTGACGGTCCAAATACTTGTGCTGAGGAAAAGTCTTTAGAAACCCATGTTCATCCCAATGAACTTGTTGCCTCCATTAGGAGGTGCAACTCTGCTTTGCATCAACCATCTGAAGATGCATCCCATGGGGCCTGTGTTCCCAGCCATGATTGTTTTTCCGTCAATGAAGAGGCTGATGGAGATTCTCCTACATCCTTAACACCTGATGAAAATGAAAGTTGCCATGAAGATGTGGTCTCTCTGCCTAGTTCTGAAATCAAAGACAGTAAGTCATCAGCTATCCAGCGTGCTGGGCGCAATATTAAAAAGCGTAGGCATGGAGATATGGCTTATGAAGGGGACGCCGATTGGGAGAATTTGATAAGTGAGCAAGGGTTTTTTGGAAGTCAGCAGTTTGTAGACAGTGATCGTTCCTTTAGAGCAAGAGAGAAGTTTGATGAGGCTGCAGTGTCAGCTGGACTGAAAGCTCGTGCAGTGGGTCCAGTTGAGAAGATCAAATTTAAGGAGGTCTTGAAGCGTAGAGGTGGGCTACAGGAATATTTGGAATGCAg GAATCATATCTTAGGTCTTTGGAGTAAAGATGTTACTCGTATTTTGCCTCTTGTTGACTGTGGTGTGACTGATACTCCTTCAGAGGCTGAACCAGCCCGGGCTTCCCTCATTAGGGAGATATATGCATTTCTTGATCAGAGT GGTTATATAAACTTCGGAATTGCTTCCAAGAAAGAGAAGGCAGAACTTAACGCGAAGCATAACTATAAACTTCTAgaggaagaaaattttgagGGTAGTTCTGGGGCCTCCATTGCTGATTCAGAGGATGGAGTTGCCTTTATCCTTGGTCAGGTCAAGACAACTGAAGCTCCTGCAGAGGCAAAGAGTGGTGTTAGAGTTGATGATCAAAACCTGGCATCTGAAGCCAAATTATGTGAAGTATCGGTTGATTCGATCACACCAGAATTACCTAATGTAAAAATACAAGAAGAATGCCTAAGTGATAATTGCCAGCAAAATGACAGCATTGATGTAAAACTAAACCCTGGATTGATTAATTTGCAGGTTCCAGGTGCTGATCTATCTTGTGATGTAGTTGACATGGGAATTGCCCCTGTAGTAACTCCGGAAGAAAGGAATGACTCACAATATGTTCAATCTGCTGCTTATGATAATCCTTACTGGAATGATCACTTGAAGGGTGATTCAGAGGTCAGAAAGAAAATCATAGTTGTTGGAGCTGGTCCTGCTGGATTGACTGCTGCACGCCACTTGCAACGTCATGGATTTTCAGTAGTTGTACTTGAGGCTAGGAATAGGATAGGAGGTCGTGTTCATACAGATTGCTCTTCTCTTTCCGTACCTGTGGATCTTGGGGCTAGCATTATTACAGGAGTTGAGGCTGACGTTTCCACTAATAGAAGACCAGATCCTTCATCATTGGTTTGTGCACAGTTGGGGCTAGAGTTGACTGTGTTGAATAGTTCCTGTCCTCTGTATGACATTGTAACTGGTCAAAAGGTTCCTGCAGATCTGGACGATGCTCTGGAAGCTGAATACAACACTCTTCTTGATGACATGGTATTTCTTGTTGCTCAAAAAGGTGAAAAAGCAATGAGAATGTCTCTTGAGGATGGTTTAGAATATGCCCTAAAAAGGCATCGCATGGCAGAAATAGGAGCAGATATTGAAGAAACAGAATCACATTCTTCTGTGGAAGCTTTCTATGATTCCAAAGCAAGCAATGTCATTGGAAATTTTCCTGAAGAAAAGTGTTCTAAAGAGGAGATTTTGAGTTCTCTTGAGAGAAGGGTTATGAATTGGCACTATGCCCATTTGGAGTATGGTTGTGCTGCTTCGCTTAAGGAAGTGTCTCTTCCCCACTGGAATCAAGATGATGTTTATGGCGGATTTGGAGGACCCCATTGTATGATTAAAGGGGGTTACAGCACAGTGGTTGAGTCTCTTGCAGAGGGACTTCTCCTCCACTTGAACCATGTAGTCACAAATATTTCATACAGCCCAAAGGATTCTGGAACTGATGATAGTCAACATAGGCAGGTCAAAGTTTCCACTTTGAATGGCAGTGAGTTTTCAGGAGATGCTGTGCTTATTACTGTGCCACTTGGTTGCTTGAAAGCAGGAGCCATAAAGTTTTCTCCTTCATTGCCCCAATGGAAACATTCTTCCATACAGCGGCTTGGATTTGGAGTTCTTAATAAAGTTGTCTTGGAATTCCCAGAGGTGTTTTGGGATGATACTGTGGATTACTTTGGAGTGACTGCTGAGGAAACTGACAGGAGGGGCCATTGCTTTATGTTTTGGAATGTCAGAAAAACTGTTGGGGCTCCTGTTCTTATAGCCTTAGTGGCTGGTAAGGCAGCTATTGATGGTCAAAGTATGAGCTCATCAGATCATGTAAACCATGCAGTAATTGCTCTCCGTAAACTTTTTGGAGAGGCTTCAGTTCCTGATCCAGTTGCCTCAGTAGTGACTGATTGGGGCAGGGATCCTTTCAGCTATGGTGCTTACTCCTATGTTGCCATTGGAGCATCTGGAGAAGACTATGATATGTTGGGAAGGCCGGTTGAGAACTGCTTATTTTTTGCCGGAGAAGCCACCTGCAAGGAGCATCCTGATACAGTTGGTGGTGCGATGTTGAGTGGACTTCGAGAGGCTGTACGACTAATTGACATATTCACTACTGGAAATGATCATACAGCTGAAGTAGAGGCAATGGAGGCTGCACAGAGACAGTCAGAATCAGAAAAGGATGAAGTTAAGGACATAATTAAGAGACTTGAAGCAGTTGAACTTTCTAATGTCTTGTACAAAAACTCTTTGGATCGAGCTCGACTTTTGACCAGGGAAGCTTTACTACGGGACATGTTCTTTAATGTGAAAACCACTGTAGGTCGATTGCATCTGGCCAAAAAGTTGTTGGGTCTTCCAGTTGAATCCTTGAAATCCTTTGCTGGGACAAAGGAAGGGCTTACCACACTCAATTCATGGATGCTG GATTCAATGGGGAAAGACGGGACTCAACTCTTGCGCCATTGTGTTCGTCTTCTTGTGCTTGTTTCAACTGATCTAGTTGCTGTTCGTTCATCAG gcATAGGGAAAACTGTGAAGGAAAAAGTTTGTGTACATACAAGTCGTGACATACGTGCTATAGCAAGCCAGCTGGTTAATGTGTGGCTGGAAGTCTTCCGTAAGGCTAAAGCTTcttcaaagagaaaaaaccTTAAAGATGCAGCTTCAGGAAAGCCACCTCTACGTTCACATCATGGTGCTTTTGAGAATAAAAGAAGCTTGCAGGATCCTTTATCTGCTGGAAGCCAATATCCAATCAATGTGAAAGAGAATGGCAAATCAATGAGGGTGGAGGCTGTCAACCTAGCAATGTCTGAGGAAGAGCAGGCTGCCTTTGCTGCTGAAGCAGCTGCTCGAGCCGCAGCAAAAGCAGCTGCTGag GCACTTGCATCCACAGAAGCCAACTGCAACAAATTGCTGCAGCTTCCCAAGATTCCTTCTTTTCATAAATTTGCGAGAAGGGAGCAATATGCTCAAATGGATGAAAGGAAGTGGCCTGGTGGTGTATTGGGAAGACAAGATTGTATATCGGAAATAGACTCTAGGAACTGCAGAGTTAGGGACTGGTCTGTTGATTTCTCTGCTGCATGTGTTAACCTTGACAGTTCCAGAATGTCAGTAGATAACCTGTCTCAGAGGAGTCATTCTAATGAGATTGCTAGCCACTTGAAACTTAGAGAGCACTCTGGAGAAAGTTTGGCTGTGGACAGCAGTATCTTCACAAAAGCATGGGTTGATTCTGCTGGTAGTGGGGGGATTAAGGATTATCATGCCATTGACAGATGGCAGTCTCAAGCAGCTGCTGCTGATCTAGACTTCTTCCATCCAACAATGCATGTGAAGGATGAGGAAGATTCATATACTAGTTCAAGGCAACCCACCTGGAAGCATGATGGACGAGCGAATGAGAGCTCCATATCCCAAATTACAGTAAACAAGGAGCGATTTAAAAATCATCCTCGTGGAGCTGATCGTATTAAACAGGCTGTTGTTGATTATGTTGCATCATTGCTAATGCCCCTTTATAAGGCCagaaaaattgataaagaGGGATACAAATCGATAATGAAGAAAACTGCAACAAAA GTTATGGAGATAGCATCGGATGCAGAGAAAAACATGGCTATTTCtgaatttcttgatttcaagCGCAAAAATAAG ATTCGTTCCTTTGTGGACAAATTGATTGAGAGGCATATGGCAATGAAGCCAGTCATGAATACATGA